Within Paenibacillus sabinae T27, the genomic segment CCGATGTGGAATTCATCGAGGTTCAGACCGGATCGGAGCTGGTGGAAGAGGATAATATCCGCATAACGCTGGATTGGAAGGATATTGAACTGCAGCAATTTATCTCGTAATAATGCCTGAATGAGGGATAACCTACTTATTAACCATATAACAAGGCTATTAAACGGGTCTTTTGGCTCATTTATTGAAGAATGATGAAAATCAGTCTTCATCATTAATTGTACACCGTCGATATTTACGGTAGAAGGTTAAGCCTTCCAATACGACAAAGGCAAACCTATCGCGAGGTAGGGACGCAAAGCCATAGGGCCTCTCCATTTCAGAGAGGCAGCCTGGCTACCGAAAGGAAGATGAAATTGAAAGTTCACCGTACGTATCGATTGTTCTGCATGCTGGTAACTCTGTCTCTGCTCCTGTCATTTGTTCCGTTCATGGGCGGAGGAAGCGCATCGACCGTTTCCGCGGCGGCTGCGTCCACAGCGCCGGTGACCCCGGACGCTTCACCCGAAGCGGTCAAGCTGCTGAGTTACCTGTATTCCATTTCCGGAACCCGAATTATCACCGGTCAGCATGACTATCTGGAAAGTCCGGACGAGTTCAACAACAAGCTTCAAGTAACGAGCAGTAGATATGCAGCTCTCCATGGATATGAGCTTGGCGCGATCAACGGCCAAACGGACGGCGCCGTAACATGGCTCCGGCAAAATGTGGTGAACAGCGCCATCAAATGGTATAAGTCCGGAGGCATCGTCGCGATGACGTTCCACGAGAATCTGCCGGGAACATCATACAGCTGGTCCAATGTGCAGATGTCGTTGTCCCAGGCCGACTTCGACAAGTATGTTACACCCGGAACCCCGGAGTACCAAAATCTGATCACTGAGCTGGACAAGGTGGCGGTTTCGCTGAAAACCCTGCGCGATGCCGGAGTGCCCGTTCTGTGGCGGCCCTATCACGAAATGAACGGGGGCTGGTTCTGGTGGGGCAAGAAGACGAATTTTACTGCTCTCTGGAATATTATGTATGACCGTTTTGTCAATGTTCATAAATTGAACAACCTGATTTGGGTGTGGAGCCCGAATGCTCCGAACGACTGGGCCGATCCTTACGCGAAGACTTATCCCGGTGCGGATAAAGTGGATATTCTGGCGGCGGACATTTACAACAAGGACTTCAGACAGAGCTATTATGACGATCTGTTGAGTTTGGCCGCAGGCAAGCCGATTGCCATTGGCGAGAATGGTGAAATGCCCGATCCTGCGATGCTGCCCAAATATCAGAGCAAATGGGTCTTTATGATGACCTGGGGCAAAATGCTCTATGAAAACAACACCACGACTACAATCAAGAGTTTTCTAAACAACGGATTTACGTTAACCCGCGATGAAATTAGTACGGCTCTGGCTTCGTATACGGTGCCAATGCTGTCGGAAAGCCCGACGCCAAGTCCGTCGCCGACACCATCGCCGACACCGACGCCGAGCCCAACACCATCGCCGTCACCGAGTCCAACACCGACACCTACGCCAAGTCCGACACCGACGCCGGTACCATCGCCAAGCCCGACACCAACACCAACACCAACATATACGCCGAACAATCAGCAGTCCGCTGCGGATTCTTCAACCGATAGCTCATCCTTGACCGCGCTGCTGCCTTCGGCCACGCCTGCGGAGCCACGCCATGGCCTGCTGGGCGAATATTTTACCAACATGCAGTTAACCGGGACGCCCGCACTGGTGCGGGAAGAATCGGCCGTCGATTTCAACTGGGGACTCGGATCGCCGGACACCT encodes:
- a CDS encoding glycosyl hydrolase, whose product is MKVHRTYRLFCMLVTLSLLLSFVPFMGGGSASTVSAAAASTAPVTPDASPEAVKLLSYLYSISGTRIITGQHDYLESPDEFNNKLQVTSSRYAALHGYELGAINGQTDGAVTWLRQNVVNSAIKWYKSGGIVAMTFHENLPGTSYSWSNVQMSLSQADFDKYVTPGTPEYQNLITELDKVAVSLKTLRDAGVPVLWRPYHEMNGGWFWWGKKTNFTALWNIMYDRFVNVHKLNNLIWVWSPNAPNDWADPYAKTYPGADKVDILAADIYNKDFRQSYYDDLLSLAAGKPIAIGENGEMPDPAMLPKYQSKWVFMMTWGKMLYENNTTTTIKSFLNNGFTLTRDEISTALASYTVPMLSESPTPSPSPTPSPTPTPSPTPSPSPSPTPTPTPSPTPTPVPSPSPTPTPTPTYTPNNQQSAADSSTDSSSLTALLPSATPAEPRHGLLGEYFTNMQLTGTPALVREESAVDFNWGLGSPDTSIGPDKFSARWSGKIKPLYSENYSFYTSSDDGIKLWVNGVAVITSWSTQYGLERKGRIDLEAGKLYDIKVEYYDNTGSAKARLMWESSSQLKETVPASAFYLSDSL